The segment CGGGTTTGAGCCAGCGGATACTGTCCAGGCCGGGCGAGCCCATGCTGGAGGAATGCTTGAGCAGATTGTCCACCACCAGGCGCATCATCATGCCGCAGGTATGCCAGCCGCTGGCGATGACGCCCTTGAAAATCGTCTTTTCCGCGGCCGCATGATCGACGTGGAACGGTTGCGGATCAAAATCCGTGGCGAAGGCAATGATTTCCTTTTCCGTTACGTGGCGCTGGCCCAGGTCGATTTCCAGGCCTTGCGTAAAATCTTCAAAATACCAGTGTTTCGGGGTGATGGCAGGCGATGCGGTCATGCGGTCTCCGTCGGCAAGAAGCCCGGCTGGGCGATAAAGCGCTCGATGTGATGGTCCACGTCGCCCAGGGTCAGGGCGATCATGGAGAGGCGCTTGAAATGGTGGGCGGCGGGCAATTCATCGGTGACGCCCATGCCGCCATGCAATTGCACGGCTTGCTGGCCGACAAAGGTGGCGGCCAGGCTCACCCGCGCCTTGGCGGCCGACACCGTGCGGCGGCGCTCGGCCACATCCTCGCTATCGGCCCTGGCGGCGGCCAGCATGGCCATCGAACGCGCCTGTTCCAGGTGAATGAACATGTCGGCCATGCGGTGCTGCAAGGCCTGGAACTTGCCGATCGGCGCGCCGAACTGCTGGCGCGTCTTCAGGTACTCGAGGGTGGCGGCAAAGATGGCATCCATGGCGCCCACGGCTTCCGCGCACAGCAGCGCGGCGCCATAGTCGAGAGCCGCGTCCAGCACGGGCCAGCCCTGCCCCGCCTGGCCGATCAGGGCGTCATGCCCCAGCACCACTTGCACGAGGGTCACGGTAGCGGCGCGCTGGCCGTCGATGGTGCGGTAGTCGCGCACGGTAACGCCGGGCGCATCGACAGGCACGAGGAACAGCGAAATGCCATCCGTATCGCTCTGGCCGCCATTGCTGCGCGCCGAGACGATCAAGGCGCCCGCCTGGGCGCCGTGGATGACGACGGTTTTCTCGCCGTCGAGCACGAAACCGTCTCCGCTGGCGGTGGCCGTGGTGGCGATATCGTGCATGTCGTGGCGCGACTGGCGTTCGCCCAGCGCGCAAGCCAGTTTCAGGCTGCCGCTGGCGACCTGTTCCAGTACCCCATCGTGGCCGCCCGCCAGGCTCAGGAAGCGCGCGCCCAGCACGGTGGCGAAATAGGGTTCGACCACCAGGCCACGGCCCAGTTCCTGCATCACCAGCAGCATGTCGACGGCCGTGCCGTCGAAGCCGCCCGCGCCGGCCGGCAGCGGCAAGGCCGTCATGCCCAGCTCGGCCAGGGTGGCCCAGGCAGAATCGGACGTACCCGTGGCCGAGTGGACGATCTGCTTGCGCGTTTCAAACGGGTAATCCTTGTCGACCCAGCGCCTGAGCGCATCGGCGAATTGCTGCTGTTCCTGAT is part of the Janthinobacterium sp. 67 genome and harbors:
- a CDS encoding MaoC family dehydratase — its product is MTASPAITPKHWYFEDFTQGLEIDLGQRHVTEKEIIAFATDFDPQPFHVDHAAAEKTIFKGVIASGWHTCGMMMRLVVDNLLKHSSSMGSPGLDSIRWLKPVRAGDTLQLTYQVKEVRPSTSKPDRGIVISVWSVRNQHGEVVTTVEGMGMFGRRPAGEQHA
- a CDS encoding acyl-CoA dehydrogenase family protein, encoding MDFQFNQEQQQFADALRRWVDKDYPFETRKQIVHSATGTSDSAWATLAELGMTALPLPAGAGGFDGTAVDMLLVMQELGRGLVVEPYFATVLGARFLSLAGGHDGVLEQVASGSLKLACALGERQSRHDMHDIATTATASGDGFVLDGEKTVVIHGAQAGALIVSARSNGGQSDTDGISLFLVPVDAPGVTVRDYRTIDGQRAATVTLVQVVLGHDALIGQAGQGWPVLDAALDYGAALLCAEAVGAMDAIFAATLEYLKTRQQFGAPIGKFQALQHRMADMFIHLEQARSMAMLAAARADSEDVAERRRTVSAAKARVSLAATFVGQQAVQLHGGMGVTDELPAAHHFKRLSMIALTLGDVDHHIERFIAQPGFLPTETA